The following coding sequences lie in one Labrus bergylta chromosome 13, fLabBer1.1, whole genome shotgun sequence genomic window:
- the zmp:0000001200 gene encoding dedicator of cytokinesis protein 9 isoform X3 codes for MGCTTSTVVFDGLRTVLERNCSGYICKGAAEPIGPSEAERALSRRESRALPTPRVLKVKPKVIEPLDYENVLVQRKTQILSDVLREMLQFPLEDFEISTLRRQGRTIHPTVPDNAEREAQSLFVQECIKTYKSDWHVVNYKYEDYSGDFRQLPNKVSRPDKLAVHVFEVDEDFDKDEDTASLGSQKGGISKHGWLYKGNMNSAISVTMRSFKRRYFHLTQLGDGSYNLNFYKDEKISKEPKGTIFLDSCMGVVQNNKVRRFAFELKMQDKSTYLLASDSEAEMEDWINTLNKILHSSFEIAMQEKRNGDIHDDDDLAKSDSSSGSSMDSFQSARDIESRLRNETRLKLFTLDPDTQKLDLSGIEPDVKQFEEKFGKRVLVNCNDLSFNLQSCVAENEEGPTTNVEPFYVTLSLFDIQNGRKISSDFHVDLNHPSVRGMVSKHTSQYMNGGGDAHPEGQRLVHGVPEACMQYPKLGVFSVTCPHPDIFLVARVEKVLQGGINHCAEAYMKSSDSTKVAQKVLKNAKWACSRLGQYRMPFAWAARPLFKDASGTLDKSARFSALYRQDSNKLSNDDMLKLLADFRKPEKMAKLPVILGNLDVIIDNVAPDLTNCVTSSYIPVKQFDVNEKSSIFFEVEEFVPCIAKCSQPFTIYNNHLYVYPKHLKYDSQKSFAKARNIAVCIEFKDSDDEEAVSLKCIYGRPGGPLFTKNAFAAVLHHQHNPEFYDEFKIELPTQLHEKHHLLFTFYHVSCESNSKASTKKRDLVETQVGFAWLPLLKDGRVIMNEMQIPVAANLPAGYLSCQEGASKHSSPEVKWVDGGKPLFKVSSHLVSTVYTQDQHLHNFFHHCQIIASEPQMSGGELVKYLKSLHAMESHVMIKFLPTTLNQLFRVLTSATQEDVAVNVTRVMIHIVAQCHEEGLEHYLRSYVKYVFKTEPYTSSSSRSVHEELAKAMTAILKPSTDFLTSNKLLKYSWYFFEALVKSMAQHLIENCKVKLSRNQRFSAAFHHTVETLVNMMMPHITQKYKDNLDAARNANHSLAVFIKRCFNLMDRGFIFKQINNYINCFMPGDPKTLFEFRFEFLRVVCNHEHYVPLNLPMPFGKGRILRFQEESNETPVDLQLDYSLTDDFCKNHFLVGLLLREVGAALQEFREVRQISIQVLKSLMIKHTFDDRYTSKSQQARMATLYLPLFGLLTENVNRLNVKEVAPFPINHSNNNGREDSLFSNALMTPPRSSTFLDTSLHKDLFGAISGTSSPHTSSTPNINSVRHADSRSSLISTDSSNSLLERNNDKGNSLDKNQPASTLGSTLLRCDKLDQAEIKSLLMCFLHVLKSMSEDALFTYWNKASSAELMDFFTLVEVCLHQFRYMGKRYIARNQDGAGPVAHERKSQTLPVSRNRAGMMHARLQQLSSLDNSHTFNHTYSHSDADVLNQSLLEANIATEVCLTVLDTLSIFIMGFKTQLCSDHGHSPLMKKVFEVHLCFLRINQSETALKQVFATLRTFIYKFPCTFFEGRADMCAAFCYEILKCCNSKLSSIRSDAAHLLYFLMKSNFDYTGRKSFVRTHLQVVIAVSQLIADVIGIGSTRFQQSLSIINNCANSDKTIKNTAFPSDVKDLTKRIRTVLMATAQMKEHERDPEMLVDLQYSLAKSYASTPELRKTWLDSMARIHVKNGDLSEAAMCYVHVAALVAEYLRRKAMIKQGCSAFRVVTPNIDEEAAMMEDVGMQDVHFNEDVLMELLEECADGLWKAERYELISDIYKLIIPIYEKRRDFEKLAHLYDTLHRAYSKVTEVMHSGKRLLGTYFRVAFFGQGFFEDEDGKEYIYKEPKFTPLSEVSQRLLKLYSDKFGQENVKMIQDSGRINPKDLDSKYAYIQVTHVTPYLEEKELVDRKTDFEKSHNIRRFVFEMPFTISGKKQGGVEEQCKRRTILTTTHCFPYVKKRIAVMYQHHTDLSPIEVAIDEMSKKVAEIKQLCSSSEVDMIRLQLKLQGSISVQVNAGPLAYARAFLDDSSAKRYPDNKVKQLKEVFRHFVEACGHGLGINERLIKEDQQEYHDEMKANYRDLARELSIIMHEHISPVEDGMKSVLPDSLHIFNAISGTPTTATIQGIPSSSSVV; via the exons TGCATTAAGACCTACAAGTCTGACTGGCATGTCGTCAACTACAAGTACGAGGACTATTCTGGAGACTTTCGACAGCTTCCAAA CAAAGTGTCCCGGCCTGATAAACTGGCTGTCCATGTATTTGAAGTGGACGAAGATTTTGACAAAGATGAG GACACGGCCTCCTTAGGATCCCAGAAAGGAGGGATTTCCAAACATGGCTGGCTGTACAAAGGAAACATGAACAGTGCCATCAGTGTCACCATGAGG TCGTTCAAGAGGAGGTATTTCCATTTAACCCAGCTCGGAGATGGCTCTTATAACTTAAACTTCTACAAGGACGAGAAGATCTCCAAAGAGCCCAAAGGAACCATTTTCTTGGACTCATGCATGGGTGTGGTTCAG AACAACAAAGTTCGCCGGTTTGCTTTCGAGCTGAAGATGCAGGATAAAAGCACCTACCTGCTCGCTTCAGACAGCGAGGCAGAGATGGAGGATTGGATCAACACGCTCAATAAAATCTTACACAGCAGCTTTGAGATCGCCATGCAGGAGAAGAGGAATGGAGACATTCATGATG ATGATGATCTTGCAAAGTCAGACAGTTCCTCTGGCAGCAGTATGGACAGCTTTCAG AGCGCAAGAGACATAGAGTCGAGGTTGAGGAACGAGACCAGACTGAAGCTGTTCACTCTGGACCCTGACACGCAG AAACTCGACCTCTCTGGAATAGAGCCGGATGTGAAGCAGTTTGAGGAGAAGTTCGGTAAACGTGTTCTGGTGAACTGCAACGACCTCTCATTCAATCTGCAAAGCTGCGTGGCCGAGAACGAGGAAGGACCAACAACTAAT GTAGAGCCATTCTATGTCACCCTGTCACTGTTCGACATTCAGAATGGCAGAAAGATCTCCTCTGATTTCCATGTGGACTTGAACCACCCATCAGTAAGGGGCATGGTGTCCAAACACACCAGTCAGTATATGAACGGGGGAGGGGATGCCCACCCTGAGGGACAGCGGTTGGTCCACGGGGTGCCAGAGGCATGCATGCAGTATCCAAAACTG GGGGTCTTCTCTGTAACATGCCCCCACCCAGATATCTTCCTGGTGGCCAGAGTAGAGAAGGTCCTTCAGGGTGGAATCAACCACTGTGCCGAGGCATACATGAAGAGTTCTGACTCCACCAAG GTGGCACAGAAGGTCCTGAAAAATGCCAAGTGGGCATGCAGCCGGTTAGGCCAGTACAGGATGCCTTTCGCCTGGGCTGCAAG GCCGTTGTTCAAAGACGCTTCAGGGACGCTGGACAAAAGTGCTCGTTTCTCAGCTCTATACAGACAAGACAGCAACAAGCTATCCAACGACGATATGCTCAAACTGCTGGCTGATTTCAGGAA GCCAGAGAAGATGGCCAAGCTGCCTGTAATCCTCGGAAACCTCGACGTTATTATCGACAATGTAGCCCCAGACTTGACAA ATTGTGTTACCTCATCCTACATTCCTGTGAAGCAGTTTGATGTCAACGAGAAGAGCAGCATCTTCTTTGAAGTGGAGGAGTTTGTGCCGTGTATCGCCAAATGTTCCCAGCCTTTCACCATCTACAACAATCACCTCTATGTCTATCCCAAGCACTTGAAGTACGACAGTCAAAAGTCTTTTGCAAAG gCTAGAAACATAGCTGTCTGCATTGAGTTCAAGGACTCAGACGACGAGGAGGCTGTATCACTGAAG TGCATATATGGTCGACCTGGAGGACCTCTGTTTACCAAAAATGCCTTTGCTGCAGTATTACATCACCAGCACAACCCTGAATTCTACGATGAG tttAAGATTGAGCTGCCAACTCAGCTGCACGAGAAACACCACCTGCTCTTCACCTTCTATCACGTCAGCTGTGAAAGCAACAGCAAGGCCAGCACCAAAAAGAGAGACCTGGTTGAAACTCAAG tgGGATTCGCCTGGCTTCCCCTGCTGAAGGATGGACGGGTGATCATGAACGAGATGCAGATCCCTGTAGCTGCCAATCTGCCCGCTGGATACCTCAGCTGTCAGGAGGGTGCCAGCAAG CATTCAAGTCCTGAAGTCAAGTGGGTGGATGGAGGAAAGCCTTTGTTTAAGGTGTCCTCTCACCTTGTGTCCACAGTCTACACTCAG GATCAACATTTGCACAATTTCTTTCATCACTGTCAAATCATTGCGTCTGAACCCCAAATGTCAGGAGGAGAACTGGTCAAATACctgaag AGTCTGCATGCCATGGAGAGCCATGTAATGATCAAGTTCCTGCCCACCACCCTCAATCAGCTGTTTAGGGTCCTAACCAGTGCCACCCAGGAGGACGTGGCTGTCAACGTCACCAG AGTCATGATTCACATCGTGGCTCAGTGCCATGAGGAGGGGCTGGAGCACTACCTGAGATCATACGTGAAG TATGTGTTTAAGACTGAGCCGTACACGTCGTCCAGCAGCCGATCAGTGCATGAGGAGTTGGCTAAAGCAATGACTGCTATCCTGAAGCCTTCCACTGACTTTCTCACGAGTAACAAACTCCTCAAG TACTCCTGGTATTTCTTTGAAGCTTTAGTCAAGTCCATGGCTCAGCACTTGATTGAGAACTGTAAAGTGAAG CTGTCCAGGAATCAGCGCTTCTCAGCAGCCTTCCATCACACTGTGGAGACTCTGGTCAACATGATGATGCCACACatcacacagaaatacaaagacaacCTGGATGCTGCCAGGAACGCAAACCACAGTCTGGCGGTCTTTATCAAA CGCTGCTTCAACCTGATGGACAGAGGCTTTATATTCAAGCAGATCAACAACTACATCAACTGCTTCATGCCTGGAGACCCAAAg actctgtTTGAGTTCAGGTTCGAGTTCCTGCGTGTTGTGTGTAACCACGAGCACTATGTCCCTTTAAACCTGCCCATGCCGTTTGGGAAGGGAAGGATACTGAGATTTCAAG AGGAGTCAAATGAAACTCCAGTAG ACCTCCAGCTGGATTACTCGCTGACAGATGACTTTTGCAAGAACCACTTCCTGGTCGGGCTGCTGCTCAGGGAGGTCGGCGCAGCTCTGCAGGAGTTCAGGGAGGTCCGTCAGATATCCATCCAAGTGCTGAAGAGTCTGATGATAAAGCACACGTTTGACGACCGCTACACCTCCAAA agtCAGCAGGCCAGGATGGCAACGCTGTACTTGCCCTTGTTTGGTCTGCTCACAGAGAACGTCAACAGGCTGAATGTGAAAGAGGTTGCCCCGTTCCCCATCAACCACTCCAACAAT AATGGAAGAGAAGACTCACTTTTCAGCAACGCGTTGATGACACCTCCCAGGTCCAGCACCTTCCTGGACACCAGCTTGCACAAAGATTTGTTTGGAGCCATCTCCGGCACCT CCTCACCTCACACTTCATCGACCCCCAACATAAACTCTGTGCGCCATGCAGACTCTCGCAGCTCACTCATCAGCACGGATTCTTCCAACAGCCTGCTGGAGAGGAACAACGACAAGGGCAACTCGCTGGACAAG AACCAGCCTGCTTCAACACTGGGCAGCACCCTCCTACGATGTGATAAACTGGACCAGGCAGAGATCAAGAGTCTTCTCATGTGCTTCTTGCATGTGCTCAAAAGCATGTCTGAGG ACGCTCTGTTCACATACTGGAACAAGGCTTCGTCTGCTGAGTTAATGGACTTCTTCACTCTTGTCGA AGTGTGCCTGCATCAGTTCAGATACATGGGGAAGAGATACATCGCAAG GAACCAGGATGGGGCAGGACCCGTAGCACATGAGCGGAAGTCTCAGACTCTGCCTGTGTCCCGTAACAGGGCGGGAATGATGCATGCCCGCTTACAGCAGCTCAGCAGCCTGGATaactcacacacatttaaccACA CTTACAGTCACTCGGATGCAGACGTGTTGAATCAGTCACTGCTGGAGGCTAACATCGCCACTGAAGTGTGCCTGACTGTCCTGGACACACTGAGCATCTTCATCATGGGATTCAAG ACCCAGCTTTGCTCTGACCACGGCCACAGTCCTCTAATGAAGAAGGTGTTTGAAGTCCACCTCTGCTTTCTGCGCATTAATCAGTCAGAGACGGCCCTCAAACAGGTCTTCGCTACGCTGCGCACATTCATCTACAAG TTCCCCTGCACGTTCTTTGAAGGCCGTGCCGATATGTGTGCTGCTTTCTGCTACGAGATCTTGAAGTGTTGCAACTCAAAGCTGAGCTCCATCCGCAGCGATGCAGCCCATCTGCTCTACTTCCTCATGAAGAGCAACTTTGACTACACGGGTCGCAAGTCATTCGTCCGGACACACTTACAG GTGGTGATTGCTGTCAGTCAGTTAATAGCTGATGTCATCGGTATTGGAAGTACCCGCTTCCAGCAGTCTCTCTCCATAATAAACAACTGTGCCAACAGTGACAAAACTATCAAG AACACAGCCTTCCCCTCAGACGTGAAAGACCTGACCAAACGCATCAGAACAGTGTTGATGGCCACGGCTCAGATGAAGGAGCACGAGAGAGATCCCGAGATGCTGGTGGACCTTCAGTACAGCCTCGCCAAGTCCTACGCCAGCACGCCTGAGCTACGCAAGACCTGGCTAGACAGCATGGCCCGCATCCACGTGAAGAACGGAGACCTGTCAGAG GCGGCCATGTGTTACGTGCACGTTGCAGCACTTGTGGCGGAATACCTGCGAAGAAAAG CGATGATCAAGCAGGGCTGCTCTGCCTTCCGTGTTGTGACTCCAAACATCGATGAAGAGGCAGCAATGATGGAGGACGTCGGCATGCAGGACGTCCATTTCAATGAA GATGTCCTGATGGAGCTTTTGGAGGAGTGTGCAGATGGTCTGTGGAAAGCCGAGCGTTATGAGCTCATCTCTGATATCTACAAGCTCATAATCCCAATTTATGAGAAGCGCAGGGATTTTGAG AAACTGGCCCACCTGTATGACACGCTGCATCGAGCGTACAGCAAAGTGACAGAGGTCATGCACTCAGGAAAGAGACTGCTTGGTACCTACTTCAGAGTGGCTTTCTTTGGCCAG gGTTTCTTTGAAGATGAAGATGGGAAGGAGTACATCTACAAAGAACCCAAATTCACCCCTCTGTCGGAGGTATCGCAGAGGCTCCTGAAGCTGTACTCTGACAAGTTTGGACAGGAGAACGTGAAGATGATCCAGGACTCTGGAAGG ATTAACCCCAAAGACCTGGACTCTAAGTATGCGTACATCCAAGTGACACATGTGACCCCTTacctggaggagaaggagctggTGGACAGGAAGACAGACTTCGAGAAGAGCCACAACATCCGACGATTTGTGTTTGAGATGCCTTTCACCATATCGGGCAAAAAACAGGGCGGAGTGGAGGAGCAGTGCAAACGCAGGACTATACTAACCA CAACGCACTGTTTCCCCTACGTGAAGAAACGTATTGCGGTGATGTACCAACACCACACGGACCTGAGCCCCATCGAGGTCGCCATCGATGAGATGAGCAAGAAGGTGGCGGAGATCAAACAGCTCTGCTCCTCCAGTGAGGTGGACATGATACGGCTGCAGCTCAAACTGCAGGGCAGCATCAGCGTCCAG GTAAATGCAGGACCGCTCGCTTATGCTCGAGCTTTTCTGGATGACTCCAGTGCCAAGAGGTATCCTGATAATAAGGTCAAACAGCTGAAAGAGGTCTTCAG GCATTTTGTGGAGGCATGTGGCCACGGCTTAGGCATCAATGAACGGCTGATCAAAGAGGACCAACAAGAGTATCACGACGAGATGAAAGCCAACTATAGAGACCTGGCCAGAGAGCTGTCCATCATCATGCATGAGCAT ATCAGTCCTGTGGAAGATGGCATGAAAAGCGTTCTTCCGGACTCGCTTCACATCTTTAACGCCATCAGTGGCACACCGACCACCGCAACCATCCAGGgcatccccagctcctcctctgtGGTATGA